In Sutterella faecalis, a genomic segment contains:
- a CDS encoding AMP-dependent synthetase/ligase: protein MSRQEEGLERIRDLDVLSTIPEMLALQVEKRPNAVGWKSWDAKKKEWRDWTFREAYDEVERWRHALAGMGLERGARVAMLLPNCMEAVLFDQSVLANALTPVPLHAIDTPKSSAYILNDSGAEILVTNKKLKWRQIRESAELPNLKLVVITDDEFSDDPDAAIPTMSLETWLQKTPDAPLPPGPRSTDLAALVYTSGTTGSPKGVMLTHRNVLSNLRGVLLSLQPWSGETLLSFLPLSHTFERTASYYLAVGCGLTLAFNRSIANLADDLKTIRPSILMSVPRVYDMIYGKLRDGLAKQPKYVQYLFDWAVEVGWRRVCRENNLPLEPSGRAWLDPFVAGFLDRKVGKKLRAVFDDNIHLYISGGAALNPAVARVFLALGVPIYQGYGMTETSPIIAVNRIGSNHPTTVGPKLDNIEVRLSPEGELQVRGPSVMQGYWHREDATKAILSDEGWLSTGDVAEIYEDGHIRITGRIKEIIVTSSGEKVPPADLEAAIECDRLFSQTMAVGDDRPCIGLVAVVNPDEWKRFAESLGLDPEDEKSLTSREATQAALRRIKAASAGFPNYGVPRVVTLLRDPWTIENGLLTPTLKIKRAQIVRRYGDKIDAMYEAIAPKKKA from the coding sequence ATGTCTCGTCAAGAAGAAGGCCTTGAGCGCATCCGCGACCTGGATGTACTCTCCACAATTCCCGAGATGCTCGCCCTTCAGGTTGAGAAGCGTCCGAATGCCGTCGGCTGGAAATCCTGGGATGCGAAGAAGAAAGAATGGCGCGACTGGACATTCCGTGAGGCCTATGACGAAGTCGAGCGCTGGCGTCACGCGCTCGCCGGCATGGGGCTCGAACGCGGGGCGCGCGTTGCGATGCTCCTTCCCAACTGCATGGAAGCGGTGCTCTTTGACCAGTCGGTCCTCGCCAACGCCTTGACGCCCGTACCGCTTCACGCCATCGACACGCCGAAATCCTCGGCCTACATCCTCAACGATTCGGGCGCCGAGATCCTCGTCACCAACAAAAAGCTCAAATGGCGTCAGATCCGGGAATCCGCGGAACTCCCGAATCTGAAGCTCGTCGTCATTACGGACGATGAATTCTCTGACGATCCGGATGCCGCTATTCCGACGATGTCGCTCGAAACGTGGCTCCAGAAGACGCCGGATGCGCCGCTTCCCCCCGGACCGCGCTCAACCGATCTCGCCGCACTCGTCTATACATCCGGCACCACCGGAAGCCCGAAGGGCGTCATGCTCACGCACCGGAATGTTCTCTCGAACCTCCGCGGCGTTCTTCTGAGCCTGCAGCCCTGGAGCGGCGAAACGCTGCTTTCCTTCCTCCCGCTCTCCCACACGTTTGAACGCACGGCGTCCTACTACCTCGCGGTGGGCTGCGGGCTGACGCTCGCCTTCAACCGATCAATTGCGAACCTTGCCGACGATCTGAAAACCATCCGCCCGAGCATCCTGATGTCGGTGCCCCGCGTCTACGACATGATCTACGGGAAGCTGCGCGACGGGCTCGCAAAGCAGCCCAAGTACGTGCAGTATCTCTTCGACTGGGCGGTGGAAGTCGGCTGGCGCCGCGTCTGCCGTGAAAATAATCTCCCTCTCGAGCCCTCCGGCCGCGCATGGCTTGATCCCTTCGTAGCCGGGTTCCTTGACCGCAAGGTGGGCAAAAAGCTCCGTGCGGTCTTCGACGACAACATCCACCTCTACATTTCCGGCGGCGCTGCGCTCAACCCTGCCGTCGCCCGCGTCTTCCTTGCGCTCGGCGTCCCCATCTACCAGGGCTACGGCATGACGGAGACGAGTCCCATCATTGCAGTGAACCGCATCGGCAGCAACCATCCGACCACGGTGGGTCCGAAGCTCGACAATATTGAAGTGCGCCTCTCGCCCGAGGGAGAACTTCAGGTGCGCGGGCCATCGGTCATGCAGGGCTACTGGCATCGTGAAGACGCTACGAAGGCGATTCTTTCCGATGAAGGGTGGCTCTCCACCGGCGACGTGGCGGAAATCTACGAAGACGGACATATCCGCATCACCGGCCGCATCAAGGAAATCATCGTCACCTCTTCGGGCGAAAAAGTACCGCCCGCAGATCTGGAAGCGGCGATTGAGTGCGACCGCCTCTTCTCGCAGACGATGGCTGTCGGCGACGATCGTCCCTGCATCGGACTCGTTGCCGTCGTCAATCCCGATGAATGGAAGCGCTTCGCCGAAAGTCTCGGGCTCGACCCCGAGGATGAGAAGTCCCTCACCTCGCGCGAAGCCACTCAGGCGGCTCTGCGCCGCATCAAGGCCGCTTCCGCGGGCTTCCCCAATTACGGCGTTCCGCGCGTTGTCACGCTGCTCAGAGACCCGTGGACGATTGAAAACGGTCTCCTCACGCCGACCCTCAAGATTAAGCGCGCCCAGATCGTGCGCCGCTACGGCGACAAAATCGACGCCATGTACGAAGCCATCGCCCCGAAGAAGAAGGCCTGA
- a CDS encoding AMP-dependent synthetase/ligase, which translates to MLDRDLPTGEPVTIPQYLARTVREMPEREAFRQFDYAENRWISVTWREFCQSVMRWRRAFHAAGLRPGDRAAMLLTNSIDAVTFDQAALAANLVPVPLHAIDTPGSSSYILRDSGSRILVTTSRARWNAIHAVSGKLPDLMEVVLINDLGDEEEDGVRVTGLETWLARGNGIADEALPDGPQAESLAGFIYTSGTTGRPKGVMLTHANLVANVKQISARVEVTPDDVYLSFLPFSHTFERTVAHYVALAHGASMAFARSVAHIEADLAEVRPTLMCTVPRVLERIYQKLQLELSKASEHDQYIAAWAAEAGWRRFCRENGLPVEPSERAQLDETVLPTLDEDVGVKVRAVFGGRMKAIFAGGASLSATVARYFCAMGLPIRQVYGLTETSPIISFTSDRMNHPDCVGWPVDDTEVRLGEHDELQVRGPQVMQGYWKRPADTARAFTEDGWFRTGDQADLSDGGRVRIRGRLKEIIVTSTGEKIAPVDLEFAIQNDPLFEQVFVYGENRPFISALLVVQPELWQSLCREMELDPEDPATLTDRSMTRLLLKRVRAAAKDFPSYGIPRSIAVVREPFTIENGLLTPTMKPRRKEIFARWGHLIEAIYSGHPAA; encoded by the coding sequence ATGCTTGATAGAGATCTTCCGACGGGCGAGCCCGTCACCATTCCTCAGTACCTTGCCCGCACCGTACGGGAGATGCCGGAACGCGAAGCCTTCCGGCAGTTCGACTATGCGGAAAACCGCTGGATTTCCGTCACCTGGCGCGAGTTCTGCCAGTCCGTGATGCGCTGGCGGCGCGCCTTTCATGCGGCAGGACTGCGCCCGGGCGACCGTGCGGCGATGCTCCTCACGAATTCAATAGACGCCGTTACGTTTGATCAGGCGGCGCTGGCGGCAAATCTCGTTCCGGTTCCGCTCCACGCGATTGATACGCCGGGCTCCTCCTCCTACATCCTGCGCGATTCCGGAAGCCGCATTCTCGTCACGACCTCGAGAGCGCGCTGGAACGCCATTCACGCCGTTTCCGGGAAGCTTCCCGACCTCATGGAAGTCGTCCTCATCAATGACCTGGGCGACGAGGAAGAGGACGGCGTGCGCGTGACGGGACTTGAAACCTGGCTCGCGCGCGGAAACGGCATCGCTGACGAGGCATTGCCCGATGGTCCTCAGGCCGAGAGCCTCGCGGGCTTCATCTACACATCGGGCACGACCGGGCGGCCGAAGGGCGTCATGCTGACGCACGCCAATCTGGTGGCGAACGTGAAGCAGATTTCTGCCCGCGTTGAGGTCACGCCCGACGACGTCTACCTTTCGTTCCTGCCCTTCTCGCACACGTTTGAACGCACGGTCGCGCACTATGTTGCGCTCGCGCACGGCGCTTCCATGGCCTTCGCCCGCTCGGTCGCCCATATCGAAGCCGACCTCGCGGAAGTGCGTCCGACCCTCATGTGCACGGTGCCGCGCGTGCTGGAGCGCATCTACCAGAAGCTGCAGCTCGAGCTTTCGAAAGCTTCCGAACACGATCAGTACATTGCCGCCTGGGCAGCGGAAGCCGGCTGGCGGCGCTTCTGCCGCGAGAATGGTCTTCCCGTGGAGCCTTCCGAACGCGCTCAGCTCGACGAAACGGTGCTTCCGACGCTTGACGAGGATGTCGGCGTCAAGGTCCGCGCCGTCTTCGGCGGCCGCATGAAGGCCATCTTCGCGGGGGGTGCGAGCCTCTCGGCCACTGTTGCCCGCTACTTCTGCGCAATGGGACTTCCCATCCGTCAGGTCTACGGCCTCACGGAAACAAGCCCCATCATTTCCTTTACTTCGGACCGCATGAACCACCCCGACTGCGTGGGCTGGCCTGTGGACGATACGGAGGTGAGACTCGGCGAACACGACGAACTTCAGGTTCGCGGACCTCAGGTCATGCAGGGATACTGGAAGCGCCCGGCCGATACCGCCCGTGCCTTCACCGAGGACGGATGGTTCCGCACCGGCGACCAGGCCGATCTTTCCGACGGCGGGCGCGTGCGCATCAGGGGACGCCTGAAGGAAATCATCGTGACCTCCACGGGCGAAAAGATCGCTCCGGTGGATCTCGAATTTGCCATTCAGAATGATCCGCTTTTCGAGCAGGTCTTCGTCTACGGCGAAAACCGTCCCTTCATCAGCGCGCTTCTCGTTGTGCAGCCCGAGCTCTGGCAGTCGCTCTGCCGGGAAATGGAGCTCGATCCCGAGGATCCCGCCACCCTCACGGACAGGAGCATGACGAGGCTTCTTCTGAAGCGCGTGCGCGCAGCGGCGAAGGACTTCCCCTCCTACGGCATCCCGCGCTCGATTGCCGTCGTGCGCGAACCCTTCACGATTGAGAACGGCCTTCTCACGCCCACCATGAAGCCGCGCAGAAAGGAAATTTTCGCCCGCTGGGGGCACCTGATTGAGGCCATTTATTCAGGACATCCTGCGGCCTGA
- the guaB gene encoding IMP dehydrogenase gives MRLLQTAYTFDDVLLVPAYSEILPRDTQLQTKLTRGLSINIPMVSAAMDTVTEAKLAIALAQEGGIGFIHKNMTADQQAAEVAKVKRHEAGVVAEPITIGPDMLVGDVIALAREHRISGLPVVAEDGSVLGMVTNRDLRFETRMSVPVREVMTPRERLVTVHEGASLEEAKELMHQHRLERVLVVTKDFHLAGLMTVKDITKATDHPFAAKDSKGKLLAGAAVSVGQGTEERVEKLVDAGVDVIVVDTAHGHSKGVLDRVKWVKTHYPDLQVIGGNIATGEAALALVEHGADGVKVGIGPGSICTTRIVAGVGVPQITAISNVAEALQGTDVPCIADGGIRFSGDIAKAIAAGASSVMMGGMFAGTEEAPGEVILYQGRSYKSYRGMGSLGAMGKGSADRYFQDNNQGNIDKFVPEGIEGMVPYKGSISAIIYQMIGGLRSSMGYCGCRTVEEMRTRARFVQITAGGLRESHVHDVKITKEAPNYRQAN, from the coding sequence ATGCGACTCCTTCAGACGGCTTACACGTTCGACGACGTTCTGCTCGTTCCCGCCTATTCGGAAATCCTCCCGCGCGACACGCAGCTTCAGACGAAGCTCACCCGCGGTCTTTCGATCAATATTCCGATGGTTTCCGCCGCCATGGATACGGTGACGGAAGCGAAGCTCGCGATTGCCCTCGCTCAGGAAGGCGGCATCGGCTTCATTCACAAGAACATGACCGCCGACCAGCAGGCTGCGGAAGTCGCCAAGGTGAAGCGCCACGAAGCCGGCGTCGTTGCCGAACCGATCACGATCGGCCCCGACATGCTTGTGGGCGACGTGATTGCGCTTGCCCGCGAACACCGCATTTCCGGCCTCCCGGTTGTTGCCGAAGACGGCTCCGTTCTCGGCATGGTCACGAACCGCGACCTGCGCTTTGAAACCCGCATGAGCGTTCCCGTCCGCGAAGTCATGACGCCGCGCGAACGCCTCGTCACGGTTCATGAGGGCGCCTCCCTTGAAGAAGCCAAGGAACTCATGCACCAGCACCGCCTCGAGCGCGTGCTCGTCGTCACCAAGGACTTCCACCTCGCCGGCCTCATGACGGTGAAGGACATCACGAAGGCAACGGATCACCCCTTTGCCGCCAAGGATTCGAAGGGCAAGCTCCTCGCGGGCGCTGCCGTTTCCGTCGGCCAGGGCACGGAAGAACGCGTCGAGAAGCTCGTTGATGCCGGCGTCGACGTGATCGTCGTCGATACGGCTCACGGCCACTCGAAGGGCGTTCTCGACCGCGTCAAGTGGGTGAAGACGCACTATCCGGATCTGCAGGTGATCGGCGGCAACATCGCCACCGGCGAAGCTGCGCTCGCCCTCGTCGAACACGGCGCCGACGGCGTCAAGGTCGGCATCGGCCCGGGCTCGATCTGCACGACCCGCATTGTTGCCGGCGTCGGCGTTCCTCAGATCACCGCCATCAGCAACGTCGCCGAAGCGCTTCAGGGCACGGACGTTCCCTGCATCGCCGACGGCGGCATCCGCTTCTCGGGCGACATCGCCAAGGCGATCGCTGCCGGCGCGAGCTCCGTCATGATGGGCGGCATGTTCGCCGGCACGGAAGAAGCTCCGGGCGAAGTGATCCTCTACCAGGGCCGCTCCTACAAGTCCTACCGCGGCATGGGCTCGCTCGGCGCCATGGGCAAGGGCTCGGCCGACCGCTACTTCCAGGACAACAACCAGGGCAACATCGACAAGTTCGTGCCGGAAGGCATCGAAGGCATGGTTCCCTACAAGGGATCCATCTCCGCGATCATCTATCAGATGATCGGCGGTCTGCGCTCCTCGATGGGCTACTGCGGCTGCCGCACGGTCGAAGAAATGCGCACCCGCGCCCGCTTCGTCCAGATCACCGCCGGCGGTCTGCGTGAATCGCACGTCCACGACGTGAAGATCACGAAGGAAGCCCCGAACTATCGTCAGGCCAACTGA
- the guaA gene encoding glutamine-hydrolyzing GMP synthase, which produces MQTSHDRILILDFGSQVTQLIARRVREAHVYCEVHPNDVSADFIREFAPKGIILSGSHMSAYEESNDQASQAVFEAGVPVLGICYGMQTMAQQLGGKVESGAKREFGYAEVRARNHTKLLEGIEDFRTESGEGMLKVWMSHGDKVTELPPGFKVMCSTPSCPIAGMCDEERGFYAVQFHPEVTHTVQGRQILNRFVLDICKCRPDWVMGNYVAEAVETIRREVGDEEVILGLSGGVDSSVAAALIHRAIGRRLTCVFVDNGLLRKGEREQVRETFEKNMGLKLIVVDAVDRFMNALAGVSDPEQKRKIIGREFVNVFQAEAEKIKNARWLAQGTIYPDVIESAGAKTKKAKVIKSHHNVGGLPETLHLKLLEPLRSLFKDEVRELGIELGLPAEMVYRHPFPGPGLGVRILGEVKREYADLLREADAIFIEELRKAGLYDKVSQAFVVFLPVKSVGVMGDGRTYEWVVSLRSVQTSDFMTAKWSELPYELLGTVSNRIINEVRGINRVVYDVSGKPPATIEWE; this is translated from the coding sequence ATGCAAACCTCTCACGACCGCATTCTGATTCTCGACTTCGGCAGCCAGGTGACCCAGCTCATCGCCCGCCGCGTGCGCGAAGCCCACGTCTACTGCGAAGTTCATCCGAACGATGTTTCGGCGGACTTCATCCGCGAGTTCGCCCCGAAGGGCATCATCCTCTCGGGCTCGCACATGAGCGCCTATGAGGAAAGCAACGACCAGGCGAGCCAGGCCGTCTTTGAGGCGGGCGTTCCCGTTCTCGGCATCTGCTACGGCATGCAGACGATGGCCCAGCAGCTCGGCGGCAAGGTCGAAAGCGGCGCGAAGCGCGAATTCGGCTACGCTGAAGTGCGCGCCCGCAACCATACGAAGCTCCTTGAAGGCATTGAGGACTTCCGCACGGAATCTGGCGAAGGCATGCTGAAGGTCTGGATGTCGCACGGCGACAAGGTGACGGAGCTCCCCCCGGGCTTCAAGGTGATGTGCTCGACCCCGTCCTGCCCGATCGCCGGCATGTGCGACGAAGAGCGGGGCTTCTATGCCGTGCAGTTCCATCCTGAAGTGACGCATACCGTTCAGGGACGCCAGATTCTCAACCGCTTCGTGCTCGACATCTGCAAGTGCCGTCCCGACTGGGTGATGGGCAATTACGTTGCTGAAGCCGTTGAAACCATCCGCCGCGAAGTGGGCGACGAGGAAGTGATCCTCGGCCTCTCGGGCGGCGTCGACAGCTCCGTGGCTGCTGCCCTCATTCACCGCGCCATCGGCCGGCGCCTCACCTGCGTCTTTGTCGACAACGGGCTCCTTCGCAAGGGCGAGCGCGAACAGGTTCGCGAAACCTTTGAAAAGAACATGGGCCTCAAGCTCATCGTGGTTGATGCCGTCGACCGCTTCATGAATGCGCTCGCCGGCGTCTCCGACCCCGAGCAGAAGCGCAAGATCATCGGCCGCGAATTCGTGAACGTCTTCCAGGCGGAAGCCGAAAAGATCAAGAATGCCCGCTGGCTCGCCCAGGGCACGATTTATCCGGACGTGATCGAATCCGCCGGCGCCAAGACGAAGAAGGCGAAGGTGATCAAGAGCCACCACAATGTGGGCGGCCTTCCAGAGACGCTTCACCTCAAGCTCCTCGAACCGCTGCGCAGCCTCTTCAAGGACGAAGTGCGCGAACTCGGCATCGAGCTCGGCCTCCCCGCTGAAATGGTCTACCGCCATCCCTTCCCCGGACCCGGCCTCGGCGTCCGCATCCTGGGCGAAGTGAAGCGCGAATACGCGGATCTTCTGCGCGAAGCCGATGCGATCTTCATCGAGGAACTCCGCAAGGCCGGCCTCTACGACAAGGTGAGCCAGGCGTTCGTGGTCTTCCTCCCGGTCAAGTCCGTGGGCGTCATGGGCGACGGCCGCACCTACGAATGGGTGGTGTCGCTGCGCTCGGTCCAGACCTCCGACTTCATGACGGCCAAGTGGAGCGAGCTCCCCTACGAGCTCCTCGGCACCGTTTCGAACCGCATCATCAACGAAGTCCGCGGCATCAACCGCGTGGTCTACGACGTGAGCGGCAAACCCCCTGCCACGATCGAATGGGAATAA
- the pepT gene encoding peptidase T yields the protein MTDTVQSRFLRYVSFDTQSARDSSTAPSTEKQLKLAEALVEELKSYGIGNAHVGHGGVVYAEIPASKGCEACPSIGFIAHMDTSPDASGENVKPQILRYEGGDVILNAEKNIIFKAADFPEITKYAGEDIIFTDGTTLLGADDKAGVAAIMTMAAEIAAHPEIPHARLAIGFTPDEEVARGTENFDIEHFGAQYAYTFDGGEVGTLESENFNGGTAIVTIEGVGVHPGLAKDKMVNSLRFAAKFMEMLPAEMSPECTAGHEGFLHPNMMQGNVVATKIRILIRDHDAALYEAKKTLLAGLVEKMNALYPQAKAKLEIKDSYQNMRPYLDRAPKVLEIAREAYRAVGLEPIEEPIRGGTDGARLSVRGLPCPNVFTGGMNFHGIYECIPVKSLDKAAEVAMKLAELSGSIKSLD from the coding sequence ATGACGGACACGGTTCAATCGCGATTCCTTCGCTACGTGAGCTTTGATACGCAGTCTGCCCGGGATAGCAGCACGGCACCTTCGACGGAAAAGCAGCTGAAGCTCGCCGAAGCGCTTGTTGAGGAGTTGAAGTCCTACGGGATCGGGAATGCCCATGTGGGCCATGGCGGCGTCGTCTACGCCGAAATCCCCGCCTCAAAGGGCTGCGAAGCCTGTCCCTCGATCGGCTTCATTGCGCACATGGACACGTCTCCCGATGCTTCGGGCGAAAACGTGAAGCCGCAGATCCTGCGCTATGAGGGCGGCGACGTGATTCTCAATGCCGAAAAGAACATCATCTTCAAGGCTGCCGACTTCCCCGAAATCACGAAGTACGCCGGCGAAGACATCATCTTCACGGACGGCACGACGCTTCTCGGTGCTGACGACAAAGCGGGCGTCGCCGCCATCATGACGATGGCAGCCGAAATTGCTGCTCACCCGGAAATTCCGCATGCGCGCCTCGCGATCGGCTTCACGCCCGATGAGGAAGTCGCCCGCGGTACGGAAAACTTTGATATCGAGCACTTTGGCGCGCAGTACGCCTATACGTTCGACGGCGGCGAAGTGGGGACCCTTGAGAGCGAAAACTTCAACGGCGGCACCGCCATCGTGACGATTGAAGGCGTGGGCGTCCATCCGGGGCTCGCGAAGGACAAGATGGTGAATTCGCTGCGTTTCGCGGCGAAATTCATGGAAATGCTCCCCGCCGAGATGAGTCCGGAATGCACGGCCGGCCACGAAGGGTTCCTCCACCCCAACATGATGCAGGGGAACGTCGTCGCAACGAAGATCCGGATTCTCATCCGCGACCACGATGCGGCGCTCTATGAAGCCAAGAAGACGCTTCTCGCCGGTCTCGTTGAAAAGATGAATGCGCTCTATCCGCAGGCGAAGGCGAAGCTTGAAATCAAGGACAGCTACCAGAACATGCGTCCCTACCTCGACCGGGCGCCGAAGGTTCTTGAAATTGCACGCGAAGCCTATCGTGCGGTGGGGCTCGAACCGATCGAGGAGCCGATTCGCGGGGGAACGGACGGCGCGCGTCTTTCCGTGCGCGGTCTTCCCTGCCCGAATGTCTTTACGGGCGGCATGAACTTCCACGGGATCTATGAATGCATTCCCGTGAAATCGCTCGACAAGGCGGCTGAAGTCGCGATGAAGTTGGCTGAACTCTCGGGCAGCATCAAGTCGCTCGACTGA
- a CDS encoding type II asparaginase, with the protein MKLKQTMTIIGGIIAMAFASQSFALPSVKILATGGTIAGVAQKSTDVTGYKAGSLGIDTLIQAVPQMKDYAEVSGEQVANISSNNVDTKILLHLANRVNELLADPKIDGIVITHGTDSIEETAFFLNLTVKSDKPVVLVGAMRPATAISADGPMNLLEAVQAAASPKMKGVGVTIVMNDRICAARETTKFNTSNVATFQAPEYGYLGVMSKAQPVLYRLSTRRHTANSEFDVKGLETLPRVDVVYALPGDDARMPEAALKNGAKGIVSASMGNGSIPNAHKDFYVPLMKKGFPVVLSERVPTGDCVLSGEDEAQGYLAAGNLNPQKSRLLLQLALTKTTDPKEIQRIFNEY; encoded by the coding sequence ATGAAACTCAAGCAGACGATGACGATTATCGGCGGCATTATCGCCATGGCCTTCGCTTCGCAGTCCTTTGCTCTGCCCTCCGTCAAAATCCTCGCTACCGGCGGCACGATTGCGGGCGTCGCGCAGAAGAGCACCGACGTGACGGGCTATAAGGCGGGGTCGCTCGGAATCGACACCCTGATTCAGGCAGTCCCCCAGATGAAGGACTATGCCGAAGTGTCGGGCGAGCAGGTCGCTAATATTTCGTCCAACAACGTCGACACGAAGATTCTTCTTCACCTTGCCAATCGTGTGAATGAGCTCCTCGCGGATCCGAAAATCGACGGCATCGTAATTACGCACGGCACCGATTCGATTGAAGAAACGGCTTTCTTCCTCAACCTGACGGTGAAGAGCGACAAGCCCGTGGTGCTCGTAGGCGCCATGCGTCCGGCAACGGCCATCTCGGCCGACGGTCCGATGAATCTCCTTGAGGCCGTTCAGGCAGCAGCTTCGCCCAAGATGAAGGGTGTGGGCGTTACGATCGTCATGAACGACCGCATCTGCGCCGCACGCGAAACGACGAAGTTCAATACGAGCAACGTTGCTACCTTCCAGGCGCCTGAGTACGGCTATCTCGGCGTCATGAGCAAGGCTCAGCCCGTGCTCTATCGGCTCTCAACCCGCCGCCATACGGCCAACAGCGAATTCGACGTGAAGGGACTTGAGACGCTCCCGCGTGTGGACGTCGTCTATGCCCTTCCCGGCGATGACGCCAGGATGCCCGAAGCCGCTCTGAAGAACGGCGCCAAGGGCATTGTTTCGGCGAGCATGGGCAACGGTTCGATTCCGAATGCACATAAGGACTTTTACGTTCCTCTCATGAAGAAGGGCTTCCCCGTGGTTCTCTCCGAGCGCGTGCCGACGGGCGACTGCGTGCTTTCCGGTGAGGACGAAGCGCAGGGCTACCTTGCTGCGGGAAACCTGAATCCTCAGAAGTCGCGCCTGCTTCTCCAGCTCGCGCTCACGAAGACGACTGATCCCAAGGAAATTCAGCGCATCTTCAATGAATATTGA
- a CDS encoding porin — protein MKQLNIALAAAVAALTFGMASQASAADVQIYGRIDAGLVYEHTDPGVGDATDKFTLDSGVGTASRFGLRGSEDLGNGYQVKFVLENGYKSDTGALSTADTLFDREATLQLVGPFGTISAGRSAILGTDGGSFNLLGGINPFGTGMGNIGNQGIVLAKIDSSRRDNMLTYRSPNLAGFQVTAAYSMGSNDYENKAGSDRYMGIGATYTVGALSTVLLYEGMNEGTIEDLEEGTKHKAKNPEDMWRVTLGGNYNFGFMTVYAAAHCFGNANALSTQGWNGSAMEAKLFGGAEKNFDELEGYSGIVGFDAPLAGGKVLASVGALKAETDELDEKVKATAWFAGLGYQYNLSKSTRLYTGIGYTEGEYKYKGEKVKPESLSTVAGLSYYF, from the coding sequence ATGAAACAACTCAACATCGCTCTCGCTGCTGCGGTTGCCGCCCTCACTTTCGGCATGGCTTCTCAGGCCTCTGCCGCTGATGTTCAGATCTACGGCCGCATTGACGCGGGCCTCGTCTATGAACATACGGATCCGGGCGTCGGCGACGCGACGGATAAATTCACGCTCGATTCCGGCGTCGGCACGGCGAGCCGCTTCGGCCTGCGCGGCAGCGAAGACCTCGGCAATGGCTACCAGGTGAAGTTCGTGCTCGAAAACGGCTACAAGTCGGATACCGGCGCGCTGAGCACGGCCGATACGCTTTTCGACCGCGAGGCAACCCTTCAGCTCGTCGGCCCCTTCGGCACGATTTCTGCCGGCCGCTCCGCGATCCTTGGTACTGACGGCGGGAGCTTCAATCTCCTCGGCGGCATCAACCCCTTCGGCACGGGCATGGGCAATATCGGCAATCAGGGCATCGTCCTTGCAAAGATCGATTCTTCCCGCCGCGACAACATGCTCACCTACCGCAGCCCCAATCTGGCGGGCTTCCAGGTGACTGCCGCCTATTCGATGGGTTCGAACGACTATGAGAACAAGGCCGGTTCAGACCGCTACATGGGCATCGGCGCAACCTACACGGTCGGCGCCCTGAGCACGGTCCTCCTTTACGAAGGCATGAACGAAGGAACGATTGAGGATCTGGAGGAAGGCACCAAGCACAAGGCGAAGAATCCGGAAGACATGTGGCGCGTCACCCTGGGCGGCAACTACAACTTCGGCTTCATGACGGTCTATGCGGCTGCGCACTGCTTCGGCAACGCCAACGCGCTCAGCACGCAGGGCTGGAACGGCAGCGCTATGGAAGCGAAGCTTTTTGGCGGCGCTGAAAAGAATTTCGATGAACTCGAAGGCTACAGCGGCATCGTCGGCTTCGACGCTCCGCTTGCGGGCGGCAAGGTTCTCGCCTCCGTCGGCGCGCTCAAGGCTGAGACCGATGAGCTCGACGAAAAGGTGAAGGCCACGGCCTGGTTTGCAGGTCTCGGCTACCAGTACAACCTCTCGAAGAGCACGCGCCTCTATACGGGCATCGGCTACACGGAAGGCGAATACAAGTACAAGGGCGAGAAGGTGAAGCCTGAATCGCTCAGCACCGTTGCAGGTCTCTCCTACTACTTCTAA
- the dcuC gene encoding C4-dicarboxylate transporter DcuC, with protein sequence MSFSILAACVIVVAALYALVKRIETRLVLLVAGLAMCCISLDPMAAFKQFDKSMTTSSLIISICSSMGFAACITMTKCDLHLVSLLTKPLKKLGIMLLPCCMIVTGIASLAIGSLAGLCAAIGPTIVGLMIRAGLQSCGVVSAFIEYLKNSSEIAKLGASFGPYLLGVITGSGNAAAFAFNEAVTPHAAEFGMEIKDLGFLACISATLGRVSSPLAAGVILIAGLAGAEPLDVIKRSSIVMILTIGVLYFLM encoded by the coding sequence ATGTCTTTCTCCATTCTGGCCGCTTGCGTCATTGTGGTTGCAGCACTTTATGCACTTGTGAAGCGCATCGAAACGCGTCTTGTTCTGCTCGTGGCAGGTCTTGCCATGTGCTGCATTTCGCTTGACCCGATGGCGGCCTTCAAGCAGTTCGACAAATCGATGACGACGTCGTCCCTCATCATCTCGATCTGCTCGTCCATGGGTTTTGCCGCCTGCATCACGATGACGAAGTGCGATCTGCACCTCGTTTCGCTGCTCACGAAGCCGCTGAAGAAGCTCGGCATCATGCTGCTGCCCTGCTGCATGATCGTTACGGGCATTGCGTCGCTTGCCATCGGTTCGCTCGCCGGACTCTGCGCCGCCATCGGCCCGACCATCGTGGGTCTCATGATTCGTGCGGGCCTTCAGTCCTGCGGCGTTGTTTCCGCGTTTATCGAATACCTTAAAAATTCGAGTGAAATTGCGAAGCTTGGTGCTTCCTTCGGTCCCTATCTCCTGGGCGTCATTACGGGTTCCGGCAATGCGGCAGCTTTTGCCTTCAATGAGGCTGTAACCCCACATGCAGCTGAATTCGGAATGGAAATCAAGGACCTTGGCTTCCTCGCCTGCATTTCAGCCACGCTCGGCCGCGTTTCATCGCCGCTTGCTGCCGGCGTCATTCTGATTGCAGGTCTGGCAGGCGCCGAACCGCTCGATGTCATCAAGCGCTCGTCCATTGTGATGATTCTCACGATCGGCGTTCTCTATTTCCTCATGTAG